A genomic window from Bdellovibrio sp. SKB1291214 includes:
- a CDS encoding acyl-CoA dehydrogenase family protein, giving the protein MKNFYQDGPSLTNTYQSDDSLQKFLKKILPADCQKQALPHLDHLGQRAASDMLVWAQEAETYPPVHVPFDPWGRRIDDIRVSSGWKNLEQVAAEEGIVATAYERKYGAFSRVYQMALLYLYSPSSAIFSCPLAMTDGAARALELYGTPELKSRAIPHLTSRDPKTFWTAGQWMTERTGGSDVSGTSTDAHAYTGESAFGATHSLHGTKWFTSATTSQMALTLARPDGAAAGSKGLSLFYLELRNDKNELNHIQIHRLKDKLGTKALPTAELSLQGTPARLVGGEGDGIKKIASVLNITRIYNSICALGHSRRALDLAQNYSRKRKAFGKLLIDHPLHQETLRWLEEDFRRCFAFSFHIAHLLGKDEVGEISAKERTLLRTLTPVLKLYTAKKAITISSEVVEMFGGAGYVEDTGLPRLIRDAQVFSIWEGTTNVLSLDMLRAFEKEQSLPVLVEYLKSTTAFKNSASAFMAKWNEFEHLLGKLQKTAPEEWERHARQLALLTGDLMGEALMVEHGL; this is encoded by the coding sequence ATGAAAAACTTTTATCAAGACGGCCCCAGCCTTACGAACACGTATCAGTCTGATGATTCTCTTCAGAAATTCTTGAAAAAAATTCTTCCAGCAGATTGCCAAAAGCAAGCATTGCCTCATTTGGATCACTTGGGACAAAGAGCCGCTTCCGACATGCTGGTATGGGCTCAGGAGGCAGAAACATATCCTCCCGTCCATGTCCCCTTCGATCCTTGGGGTCGACGTATCGATGATATTCGCGTTTCTTCGGGCTGGAAAAACTTGGAACAAGTGGCCGCAGAAGAAGGCATCGTTGCAACGGCCTACGAAAGAAAATACGGAGCTTTCTCACGAGTCTATCAAATGGCTCTGCTCTATCTGTATTCACCAAGTTCAGCAATTTTTTCATGCCCCTTGGCGATGACCGATGGAGCGGCCCGCGCCCTGGAACTTTATGGCACTCCAGAATTGAAGTCTCGCGCAATACCTCACCTGACAAGTCGTGACCCAAAAACTTTTTGGACAGCGGGACAATGGATGACGGAAAGAACCGGTGGCTCAGATGTCAGTGGCACTTCCACGGATGCTCACGCTTATACGGGCGAAAGTGCCTTTGGTGCCACGCACTCATTGCATGGAACCAAGTGGTTCACATCTGCCACGACTTCGCAAATGGCGCTAACTTTGGCTCGTCCCGATGGCGCAGCCGCAGGTTCTAAGGGTCTGAGTTTGTTTTATCTTGAACTTCGCAATGATAAGAATGAATTGAATCACATTCAAATTCATCGTTTGAAGGACAAGTTGGGTACAAAGGCCCTGCCGACCGCGGAATTAAGCCTGCAAGGAACCCCAGCCCGTCTGGTTGGCGGTGAAGGCGATGGTATCAAAAAGATCGCAAGTGTTTTAAACATCACGCGCATCTATAATTCCATCTGTGCCCTTGGTCATTCACGCCGCGCTTTGGATTTAGCACAAAATTATTCCCGCAAACGCAAAGCGTTTGGGAAGCTTTTGATTGATCATCCTTTGCATCAAGAAACTTTGCGCTGGCTTGAAGAAGACTTCCGCCGCTGTTTTGCCTTTAGTTTCCACATTGCTCACCTTTTGGGTAAAGACGAAGTCGGAGAAATCAGTGCAAAAGAGCGCACCCTGCTGCGCACGCTAACACCAGTGCTAAAACTATACACCGCTAAAAAAGCGATCACTATTTCAAGTGAAGTGGTGGAAATGTTTGGTGGTGCTGGTTACGTTGAAGACACGGGACTGCCGCGCTTGATTCGCGATGCCCAAGTATTTTCAATTTGGGAAGGCACAACCAATGTGCTTTCTTTAGATATGCTACGTGCCTTCGAAAAAGAGCAGTCTTTGCCGGTTCTGGTGGAGTATCTAAAATCAACAACTGCCTTTAAAAACTCTGCTTCTGCATTCATGGCAAAATGGAACGAGTTTGAACACTTACTCGGCAAGCTTCAAAAAACTGCGCCGGAAGAATGGGAACGCCATGCTCGTCAATTGGCTTTGTTAACTGGCGACTTGATGGGCGAAGCTCTGATGGTTGAACACGGCCTTTAG
- a CDS encoding S1 family peptidase, producing the protein MSRVLLVGLSLMAMASCTPNAGNVTSAVGVKIINGTEVQELDSIAPHLVAVYDSENMAVCTGTLIAPNIVLTAAHCISTKAQNLKVVFGLNMDEMLSAREPDIKDLYVHNVSAVKVHPKWNLEKNEEKANDWHDLAVLKFKGNAPEGFIPAEFLTDLNVLQPGVTAYVAGYGVNAVESRNVNADEKLLPGEESFCDEKGCVYVKFSGDGLLRWTLAPIATLEGTELRLDEQNSGTCGGDSGGPAFVLKDGRYQLFGVTSRGSLFCNSVGVYTIALKLSDFLKPAIESLQQQK; encoded by the coding sequence GTGTCCCGAGTTCTACTGGTAGGTTTATCATTGATGGCTATGGCTTCTTGCACCCCTAATGCAGGAAACGTAACAAGCGCGGTTGGCGTAAAAATTATTAATGGGACCGAAGTCCAGGAGCTTGATTCCATCGCTCCTCACTTGGTTGCAGTTTATGATTCCGAAAACATGGCTGTATGCACGGGCACTTTGATTGCGCCAAATATCGTTTTGACGGCAGCTCATTGCATTTCCACGAAAGCGCAAAATCTAAAAGTCGTTTTCGGTTTAAACATGGACGAGATGTTGAGCGCACGGGAACCAGATATCAAGGATCTATACGTTCACAACGTAAGCGCTGTTAAAGTTCACCCGAAATGGAACTTGGAAAAAAATGAAGAAAAAGCCAATGACTGGCACGACCTAGCAGTTTTGAAATTCAAAGGTAACGCACCTGAAGGTTTCATCCCAGCTGAGTTTTTGACTGACCTTAATGTACTTCAACCAGGTGTGACGGCTTATGTCGCGGGTTACGGTGTGAATGCTGTTGAATCTCGCAACGTAAATGCGGACGAAAAACTTTTGCCAGGAGAGGAATCTTTCTGTGACGAAAAAGGTTGTGTTTACGTTAAATTTTCTGGCGACGGTTTGTTGCGTTGGACTCTGGCTCCCATCGCGACATTGGAGGGCACAGAGCTTCGTTTGGACGAGCAAAACTCTGGGACATGCGGGGGCGATTCGGGTGGCCCAGCATTCGTGTTGAAAGATGGAAGATATCAACTGTTTGGTGTTACGAGCCGTGGCAGTTTATTTTGTAATTCAGTCGGCGTTTACACGATCGCATTGAAGCTTTCAGACTTTTTGAAACCAGCTATTGAGAGCCTTCAACAGCAAAAATAA
- a CDS encoding outer membrane beta-barrel protein, which translates to MKTTTAFLTAICLSLPFAASAEEVLSGITAQGEADFEYNFLSAGNNAYPASAGALDEQFRFNSAQIILKKETQELSFFARLMYMPIEVTTPSGTAKNSFGTLDQLEVYYKIDPSWSIGFGRLCSTLGFESAMKVENVLYGNTVAYQSIVPGYNEGARLKFNPGEWLAVTLSTYNRSAYNLYGDDMASTKTTELSATGVSGRFLWFAGHYTGKDASTIIPGTTIEKSTSNIWLTYKFSDDFAWSVSYDSRTQTPEGDTLHYAQSVSSQLSSVMGKHTLGVRYENILGAGELDALNGTTGAYYSGADKVEVWTVGDKYSLSEHLKVYLEFRQDQADQNVLKDANGTLTNHSHMITLGAIAHF; encoded by the coding sequence ATGAAAACGACGACCGCCTTCTTAACTGCAATTTGTTTGAGCCTGCCTTTCGCTGCAAGCGCTGAAGAAGTACTTTCTGGAATCACCGCTCAAGGAGAAGCTGACTTTGAGTACAACTTCCTTTCCGCAGGGAATAACGCATACCCTGCTTCCGCGGGCGCATTGGACGAGCAATTTCGCTTTAACAGTGCTCAAATCATTTTGAAGAAAGAAACCCAGGAACTGTCATTCTTTGCACGGCTGATGTATATGCCGATCGAGGTCACCACTCCCTCCGGTACCGCTAAAAATAGTTTTGGTACCCTTGATCAGCTAGAGGTCTATTATAAGATTGATCCTTCGTGGTCTATCGGCTTCGGGAGACTTTGTTCAACCTTAGGTTTTGAATCGGCAATGAAAGTTGAAAACGTGCTTTACGGAAACACAGTCGCCTATCAAAGCATAGTCCCCGGCTACAACGAAGGCGCACGTTTGAAATTCAACCCTGGCGAGTGGTTGGCTGTAACTCTAAGCACTTACAATCGCAGCGCTTACAATTTATATGGCGATGATATGGCATCGACAAAAACTACGGAGCTTTCAGCCACAGGAGTGTCAGGCCGCTTTTTGTGGTTCGCCGGGCATTATACCGGGAAAGACGCATCGACAATCATACCAGGAACGACTATTGAAAAATCAACTTCCAATATCTGGTTAACATATAAATTTAGCGATGACTTTGCTTGGTCGGTATCTTATGACAGCCGCACACAGACTCCAGAAGGCGACACCCTTCACTATGCTCAATCGGTTTCCTCCCAGCTATCATCCGTCATGGGCAAACATACTTTAGGAGTAAGATACGAAAATATTTTGGGAGCCGGAGAGCTGGACGCTTTAAATGGCACAACGGGCGCTTACTATTCGGGTGCAGACAAAGTCGAAGTTTGGACTGTGGGAGATAAATACAGCTTGTCAGAGCATTTGAAAGTGTATTTAGAATTCCGCCAAGATCAAGCGGATCAAAATGTATTAAAAGACGCAAACGGCACCTTAACGAACCATTCACACATGATCACGTTGGGCGCCATCGCACACTTCTAA
- a CDS encoding HAMP domain-containing methyl-accepting chemotaxis protein — protein sequence MQNSKSSWFKGIKGRLLLVAVFPFIAFATIFGFTYKGLDELGVLLNSAHNQIIPNIEALGEMRVSQNRFGYRIWEGIINPEDRPEAVKQAEETLLKFEKAYKRYTEAHFSAEEKAMYEEYKQWFPQYTSLARSILSNVEKGTDQSVAQGRKDLDETLHIYSGKIEEFSVKVSKYYSDRAVAEGKEFVASRTQITNMIILVTLCAGLLILALQLLQAAKISNVTGNVASKLSDANHKVVHSVEQLAAAGNALSQNSTEAAASLEETVAALEELTSMVQMNSDNAKQAASLALTSRNEAEKGEQEITALIKSMGEISASSKKIEEIISVIDDIAFQTNLLALNAAVEAARAGEQGKGFAVVAEAVRALAQRSASSAKDIESLIKVSVNQVETGSKVANSSGAVLTGIVASIKKVSDLNNEISAASSEQTTGIQQISRAMNQLDQASQSNAASAEEIAATTTEINRLAQTSQQLTNELDAVVTGNTAEMNVEQKVPTAAAKPSKSVKPAEPAVTQAKVIPMKKPSAKPVSTAEEMIPFDDEPRGKIGNRDGF from the coding sequence ATGCAAAATTCTAAAAGCTCATGGTTTAAAGGCATCAAAGGTCGCTTACTATTAGTAGCCGTATTTCCATTCATCGCATTTGCGACGATATTTGGCTTTACCTATAAAGGCCTTGATGAATTGGGAGTTTTACTTAACAGCGCCCACAATCAGATCATTCCAAACATTGAAGCGTTAGGGGAGATGCGAGTTTCGCAAAACAGATTTGGTTACCGCATCTGGGAGGGGATCATCAATCCTGAAGACCGTCCCGAGGCCGTGAAGCAAGCAGAAGAAACTTTGTTGAAATTTGAAAAAGCTTACAAGCGCTATACGGAAGCCCACTTCAGTGCTGAAGAAAAAGCTATGTACGAGGAATACAAGCAGTGGTTTCCTCAATACACCTCCTTGGCTCGCTCCATTCTTTCAAACGTGGAAAAGGGTACTGACCAATCAGTCGCTCAAGGCAGAAAAGATCTGGATGAAACTCTTCACATTTACTCGGGTAAGATCGAGGAATTCAGTGTCAAAGTTTCCAAATATTATAGCGACAGAGCTGTCGCTGAAGGTAAAGAATTCGTCGCTTCTAGAACTCAGATCACGAATATGATTATTCTGGTCACTCTTTGTGCGGGCTTGCTAATTCTGGCGCTTCAGTTGTTACAAGCGGCAAAAATTTCGAATGTCACTGGAAACGTGGCTTCAAAGCTGAGCGATGCCAATCACAAAGTCGTTCATTCTGTGGAGCAGTTGGCAGCTGCCGGCAATGCATTGTCGCAGAATTCCACGGAGGCGGCCGCTTCCCTTGAAGAAACAGTGGCGGCGTTGGAAGAATTAACTTCTATGGTGCAAATGAATTCAGACAATGCGAAACAAGCGGCGTCCTTGGCACTGACTTCCCGTAACGAAGCTGAAAAAGGTGAGCAAGAAATAACGGCTTTGATTAAATCCATGGGCGAGATTTCAGCGTCATCTAAAAAAATTGAAGAAATCATTTCAGTCATTGATGATATTGCTTTCCAAACGAACTTACTTGCATTGAATGCAGCTGTTGAGGCCGCTCGTGCAGGAGAGCAAGGCAAAGGCTTTGCGGTTGTTGCGGAAGCGGTTCGTGCCCTGGCGCAAAGAAGTGCTTCTTCGGCAAAGGACATCGAAAGTTTGATTAAAGTGTCTGTAAATCAAGTTGAAACGGGAAGCAAAGTCGCAAATTCTAGTGGGGCGGTTTTGACTGGAATAGTTGCTTCGATTAAAAAAGTCTCTGATTTAAATAACGAAATCTCTGCGGCAAGCTCAGAGCAAACGACGGGTATCCAACAAATCAGTCGCGCGATGAATCAGTTGGATCAAGCCTCCCAATCTAACGCGGCTTCTGCGGAGGAGATTGCAGCGACCACAACAGAGATCAATCGTTTGGCGCAAACTTCTCAGCAGCTAACGAATGAGTTAGATGCCGTCGTGACTGGAAATACTGCAGAAATGAATGTAGAACAAAAAGTTCCAACAGCAGCTGCAAAACCTTCTAAATCAGTGAAACCGGCAGAACCTGCGGTCACTCAAGCTAAAGTGATTCCGATGAAGAAACCTTCTGCCAAACCTGTCAGTACTGCCGAAGAAATGATTCCGTTCGATGATGAACCAAGAGGGAAAATTGGGAACCGAGACGGATTCTAG